The Plasmodium gaboni strain SY75 chromosome 5, whole genome shotgun sequence nucleotide sequence atgaatCGATGTATTtctataattataaaacacattatttaataattatgcatatatattattaattttttattcctTGTGTGGAATATATctatatctatatatatatatatattacgTTGAGTATGTTTTTTAATCCACTAGGCCAAGTACTAGTCAATTGAAATACATCAAGACTCATATCACATTTTTCAAACTTATAGAAATTTTCATCAGTTGAGGCATCGGAACATTGCCATATATGTCCATCATTCCAAATCcaaatgaataaaattCCAAGCATATATTTATCAGCACATGTAACATTAAAATaatgtttttttctttcatcCTGAGTTGTTATCGCATTCAAATGTTCTAATGggttttttatatttaatattctatgtcttttatatattttccaACATTCTGGTGGCATATAAGCAGACTTACCAACCGTAGGTACACAAGATTCAAATAAACATAAACCTTTAGTTTCTTCGACATGTCTTAACTTTCTTGTATATATAGGAGTACTTTTAGCTAAATCACATAATCttaattcattattttccgatattaatatattttcagGAGTAAAATCTAAATGGGTTAAACCTGCATCATGTAactttattaataaatttaaactatcatatataatttttttttttttcccaTACTTATTTCTTAATATTGGTTCTCTTCTACTTTTAACCAAGTTAGTAAAAAGACTTTCACcaaataattcatatattaatacaacATTTCctttcttattattttttattttttcttctaacatttcattaaaagaatcaatattttcaaaaGAAGATTTAGGTGGTGAATCTTCCTTTACATATTTGCGATATGgttcatataataatgcATAAAGTTTTGCTGTTATACCAGGATGATATTTCGTTAAAAAAGCTGATGCAACAGCTTCCATCACAAAATTTTCACCACCTACAAGAAATTCTCCATTATATTCATTCATAGAATGAAATTGTTTTACCCATATATCAATTggtattttttttataaatgcTTTAACTTGATCATTTgcattttctttttttggATCAATAGTTGTTTTAAACATTTTCTGAACTCTACTAGTTCTTATAGAATAATTAACTGTTGGTATAGCACTTAACCTCcaataattatattttacacCATTTAATGAATAATCAGATGAActatgtaatatattacttaTAGCATCTTTACCTAAATCCCATGTATATACAATTTTACcttttatttcttcttctaaattatttgtatctccaatattttcattatttaaattcatattattattatcatctaaattttttatatttcttaattCTATATTCGCATGATAAAGATCAACTCCACTTAATtcaacatttttatttttattttctaaggattcatctttattttcatgCTTCTTAATTgatatttttctattatcatataaaattttattattcaaacCATTATCATCTATTTTACTTATTCCATTTACATTATTAGGTTCAGGATTAAAGTTTTCAttaacaataatattaacaCTTTCACTTAATTTTCTGGAATGTGAACTTTTTACGTCTAATGAAtcaataaatattttatcacCTCTGACAAAAAtctgaaaaaaaaaaataacaaacatattaacatatgcacatatatatatatatttatttatttatttatatttccttttttgTGTCTTACAACTAATAAGTAAAATATAAGTacacataaaaatgatTGTATATTAAATGGTCTACTTAATTTATATGCTTTCGATTTTCTCTTTTTATCCTTATAAGACGTACAACCACCATAATTTCTCCTTTTtacattttcttttaaagTGTATTCACttaaagaaaaacaaaaaaaattaaaaccgaacatatttaattgatatattgttaaacgaaaaagaaaaaaaaaagaaaaaagtgaaaaaggaaaaataagaataacaataaatatactatatatatatatatatattattaaaatatttcagAGGTGCAATGATAATTTCAGAcgtaaaaatatatataattatatatattacataaaattaaattaaaaacaaatattcacataaaaagatacaaaaaaaattattttgattcacatatatatatatatatatatatatatatatatatatgtatttatgCATATGTgtagaaaaatatttttattaccatttttttcagaatgttatttaaatttatatattttcatatgaAATACATACTCATTctaatgattataatacatattaaattttttttttttttttccttctattataaaaaatttggtatatcaaaattatacaaatttattaaaaaatataattaatttatttatcataaaatatatgaatttatataaaaatatttttaatatatattaacaaccgtattaaaaaatatgtaatttattttacGCTATTCAACCATAAAATTATTCACTTCCATAGAAAgtgcaaaaaaaaaaaaaaaaaaaaaaaaaatctttTTAGACAACGCTTTTTTTCACATTTTTCagaaataatttttttttacattatatattccagttaatatatatattatgtattaattttttatttattcaaataatatatattaatttaaggaaaaacaaaacaaaaaaaaaatactgCAAAAACATTATgcaatatatttatttgcatatttttataaacattAAAACAGAcaataaaaagaaaattataaaaagaataaaacGGAGAACTATgaaatgatataataagtatattaaactataatgtaaaaaaaatatatatatatataaaaatataaataaataaaataataaattaaaaaaaaaaaaagaaaaaaactTATATTACATTAAGTGGATCTATGAAGttataaagatattattattactaaAACAAAGGAGCAAAAGAAAATCAAATACTTTagattattatattgtatagaatattaatatatatatatatatatttatttatatatttcacattttaatttttgtttttaaaacaaactaaaacatattttgaaaaatatttattacatgactgtaaatatatatttctcaAATCACCGAAAATATAAGCATCCTACAAAATAAacaatttaataattattgttataattataaaagattatataaccatatataatatatttaaattatgagtagaaatataaataactcattaaaatatctaaaaataaatatccCTTTAATTCAGaaacattatatttttattgttcttttatatactaataacatttatgtatttatttatattgtatatcctaatattatttaataagaaatactttcaaaataatattatatttaacataaaaaaagaatatatatatatatataatatgtgtgtataattttaaaaacaGCTAACATTTTATCTTgtattacatatttattttagtttttttaaattatcataGGATAAAAAAGGGGatcatttaaaatatataatgtttatGTTAGAGTTTCATATGATAAAGTTTTACTAAAATCTGAACATATaaacattatttataattcatatatgtaaatatatttatatgatatatatatatatatatatatatatatatgtttcaGTAAAATTTAAACATGTGCAcaacatattttataatacatatatttttcataataaatTGTATACTGCATATATCATACACTTCATTCTTTATAATAacttatataaaaaattaatatgataaagaatttccatattattatataaaaaaaatatattttataaaaatataaaaagatataatttaaatatttaataaaatataaattttggataaaaaaatattttcattttttctaaactaaaatttcatattatttttatataactttatttttttttttttttttttttttttttcttttcgttcttataatttgaatataaattagaatatatatatttttataatatatatatatatatatatatataatatttatttacaatataaatcatttccacatatatatttttttagtacaaataattttagttttttcatatttaatttaaaacaatccttataaatttatatatttttttttttttttttgtgttcatttatatatatatatatatatatatataatatattataatatttttattaaattaaaaaataatatttcttcatatcatttaaaaaaaaaaaagcgAAAACACATGTATCCCctatattaattaaatttacTTTATTTATCTGTATaatatagtatatatagatatataatcattaatatatatatcatgcatagtgtatatattaacattttCAAAAAGAATATAGAACTTCTTGCTTATGTtctattaataatataattgtatgttatacatatattttttctttgttttttttttttttttaaattgaaataatataatattatagatTCATAGTGaatgaaaatatagaaaatatattttctatatcCATATAATTTCCGTATTAAAAATTGTTTATAACTcaagataaaaaaatatatatatataactattctatatgtttattatatctttgAATAACataacataatataatatatatatatatataatttacatttaggataatatatattcattttaaaaaataattaaataataatttccctaatattatttttattttattatgtaatTAATTCCTTTAAGAATTCTaagaatttaaaaatttatctatataatattattagatatattttattatttattatatattatatatatatatatatatatatatatataatataatgtacataattatataatatgcaaaataatatatatattatttaatatttacacaaaaattcaaatttaataaatatctTTTTGCGCAAAAAAAACcttatttctatataaaaaattaataaatttatttctttttcatttctttgaaatatattcaaatatataataaagtttatttttacaaaataaaaggaaaatatcTTAAGTTTTAAAGaaatttccttttttttaaaaataataaaaaattacataaattttataagaataataaattcaAGAATAGAATTCAATTAATTCTTTTAgaatttaaataataaatattttctaaaatcaaaacaattatataataaatttattaaaaatatatattttttttcttcttttttttttttttttttgttttttcaacacaagtatattataatattttaaaataatattttattattatattatttaatatttttttctttcccttttttttttttttttttttttttctttttaataataaatatacatttttttttttttttctttttttatctatatatttttttttcttttcttctgctttttttaaataagaattattttttttttNNNNNNNNNNNNNNNNNNNNNNNNNNNNNNNNNNNNNNNNNNNNNNNNNNNNNNNNNNNNNNNNNNNNNNNNNNNNNNNNNNNNNNNNNNNNNNNNNNNNNNNNNNNNNNNNNNNNNNNNNNNNNNNNNNNNNNNNNNNNNNNNNNNNNNNNNNNNNNNNNNNNNNNNNNNNNNNNNNNNNNNNNNNNNNNNNNNNNNNNNNNNNNNNNNNNNNNNNNNNNNNNNNNNNNNNNNNNNNNNNNNNNNNNNNNNNNNNNNNNNNNNNNNNNNNNNNNNNNNNNNNNNNNNNNNNNNNNNNNNttataatatattttttttttttttttttttttataaaaaattatattataatttttttaaataaatttttttttttatattattttaatttttttttttttcttttttttttttttttttttttttttttttttaaaatatatatatatatatatatatattttatttttatttaattatctattaatttttttttttttttttttttaaattaacatgatatattattttatttaaaaataaaaaaaataaaaaatacaaaatgatgaataaaaaatcaaTACAAAGTAAATCCTTCTTATCTGAAAGAAACTATGAAAGtatagataaaaatatgatgactaaaaataaaagaagatTAATGAAAGTCcaaaataaaagtaaagTAAGATCgttcctttttttattgGAACTTATGGTATTCTCCCTTTTCATATGGATTTTAAAGAGTGCAAAACATGTaagtttatatatatatatatatatatatatatttatttatttatttatttatttatttatttatttatttatttatttatttatttattcatgtatacatatttttctattGCTATACATAGAATTATTACAATTCTGTTATACctacataaatataatgattGTTTTTTCATCTATAATAGCTacctatatataaatacatatttctttatttaacCCTTTCCATTAATTTCTTAGAATGTATCATCCAAATcgatatataataaaaataaattccATAACACTTTCAATAGAAGAGATACAAGAGTTTTATCAGAGAAAGAAAATCAACATATTAAGAATCCAAATCAGACTAATTATCCTCATAGAGACCTTGACATCTGTAATTGGGATGCACCTTATGATCCTGAAAAAAATCCTTGTGCCATTCCGCAAAACAATGAACCCATTAAAGGCATACAAATAATTGATTATGTTgataaagaagaagaagataAACTTAAACATGATATGAAATTACATTTAGCCAAACAACACTATTCATTAGTTaaggatatatataaaccTCTACAAGCTTATGCAAACGCTTTTTCCAAGGCCTTAGAGCATTATTCCAATAGtttaaaaagaattaaGAAAGCATTAAATTTAGATATTTTACGTACTGTTATATGCGCATTACTACTTATACAACcaataattttattaatgaAACTTCACCCTGAAATTCTTGTTAATATACCAatcaatattataatatcaatGATTGTATTTAAATTAATGTATAGATCAATACGTAACCAACAAGAATCAAATGAATAGaaatttaaataaacatttaaacaattaaaaaaaaaaaaaaaaaaaaaaaaaaactaatataataaaaataaaaaaaatttaatacTTATATCCTTATTTCctcttttttattataacccattatttatttttattatatatatatatatatatatatataatatttttaaagtTTTATTTTGACTTATGTactttataatataacttttacatatatttgttttGCAGTTCtagtaaatataattatgtctataatatatgtaagttaatttaatttttttttctttttcttttttttataatggTGAAAATGGTGTCTTCgtaaatgaaataaataataaaatatttttgaataacacgaatctatatatttttatttcattaattaatttgtgtttgttttaaaatatctttAAAACATATGATTAAGACATTTTTCAATAGAATCCTAAATACCTAAAACctaattaaattattataaatcaaggtaaaaatatacttgtcaatatataatataattaaaacgtattataattattttgcTTCCTActaaaaaatttaaaaaaaatgaacactatattttataaatattttaattgtacaatttattataacatCAAATAGGTAACAGTTTcttttaaaagaataaaaaaaatttgttGGATGTGttaacaaaaaaatgttttatttacacataaaaaatatagtattcattttttcaaatattaattaaaaaataatgtgtatatagttattatcatttttttataaaaacataagttctaatgttaataatatatatattaatatgtataatatacaaataagTGAAATTTCcaatataaaaaaacaaaataaaaaaaaaaaaaaaattaaaaaaattaaaaaaaattaaataaattaaacaaataattagacaaaataataataaaatataaataaactaaaataaaaaaaaaaatttatatatatttatatgtattcttatgaaataatatatatatatatatatatatatatatatatatatatattatatataatatttcttttgttatatttttcccTTTAACTCAAATTTCTAATATTACAATTAAAAAcaacataataatattgttaaaatttttatatcataatattatatttaatttttcacATTATTAGGAAGGTGTATGACTTTTCCCcttttcaaaaaaaaaaaaaaaaaattaatgaaaaaaaataaaactaATAAGTATTTTCCAAGGTTTCCTTTAATGTTCTTTTTTGTTCAGGACTTAATTTTTTAGGAAATACAATGTCAAATTCAATCAAAAGATCACCTTTAACAGATGGACTTTTTGAATATGGCATACCTTCATTagttattatttttttactatTTGGATTAATTATATCATCTACTCTTACATTTATATCTCTATTATCCAAagattttatattaaattgAAAACCAGTTAAAGCTTTATCTAATGGTAaataacatttatatattaaattattcCCTTCTCTTATAAATCTATCATGTggttttgtttttataataaaaaccAAATCTCCTGGTTGTTCATTAGGAGATGATTGTTCTCCCTCACCATGAAAATTAATTTTCGTTCCGTCACTCCATCCAGGTTTAACATCAACAGttataaatgtattatcTTCGTAACTATTAAGACCCACAAACCTTTTCCTTGTTAcctttaatttttttctacaACCGGTATATAATTCTTCCAGTGTAACTAGCAAGGGAACTTCAAATGATGCTGCTCTACCAAATGATCGAGAAAAAATATCTGCgcaaaaaatatatacatatatatatatatatatatgtgtgtgtaTGTTTGTTTATTCattcatttatatacatatataaacatatatcacatatatataatataaaagttTATTTTGTTTCCTTTTCTAACTTGATCTATTTGATCTAGATCTTCTTGAATGCATATTCGCAAAACCTTGAAATGATGGAAAGTCATCAAAACCTTGTGAAAAGAAAGAACTTGCATCATGAGAAAAAAATCTATTAAACAATTCATTTGGATCTATATTTgaatatgtataaaatgTTTCATCCTTATTTGTATATCCTCCTAAATCTGATTGTCCAAATAAATCgtaattttttcttttctcTTCATCTGATAAAACTTCATAAGCTTCAACAATCAACTTAAATTTCCTTTCTGCTTCAATTTtatcttcttcattttgATGCTTATCAGGATGCCATTTCATCGCTAGTTTTCTATATgctttttttatatcatcttGTGAACAATCCTTAGTAAGACCTAATACAGCATAGTAATCctaaaaattaaaaaaaaaaaaaaaaaaaattcaaatatgtatataggtattatatgaaaaatatatatgtataatatatatattccttgtctaaaaacaaataatatttctcaatattttttttttatctgttcattaatataaatatatatatacataagATTCTTATAACATACAGTTTCATCTATCTTAGAACTTTCTCTCGATGATCCCGAGTTAAACTCTGCTAATGATCTCACTGAAGTAAAATCAAACACTTttgtattaaaaatttcACTTCCAAATGATAGGTTCTGTTTATCctatacaaaaaaaaaaaaaaaggaaatatatatatatatatatatatacactATATATTGTATAAGTCAATATCATAATACAAGTAACCCTaagttatatttttatctttttgTCTTACATAATTGGAACCAATTAATACATATTGCAAGgtataaaataaaacaattttaataataaagagGAAGACATTATTTTTCTCTCTTCCTTCGTATTTCTTTAAAATGgacatttttttatttttttattataataaccaaattttatatttaataattctgcttatatattaagccatgaaaaataaaatataacaaaataaataattattatcaatatatttcttatatatatatatatatatatatattattaatttattattttttttttctttttcatctataaaaatttgtaacagtttaaaattttatatataacttaAAAACCACAACCGAAAAcgaaaagaaaaaaaattaaaataaaaaataaaatatacatatattataatatatataatataacaaaaacaaaattatatatca carries:
- a CDS encoding serine/threonine protein kinase, FIKK family, with amino-acid sequence MFGFNFFCFSLSEYTLKENVKRRNYGGCTSYKDKKRKSKAYKLSRPFNIQSFLCVLIFYLLVIFVRGDKIFIDSLDVKSSHSRKLSESVNIIVNENFNPEPNNVNGISKIDDNGLNNKILYDNRKISIKKHENKDESLENKNKNVELSGVDLYHANIELRNIKNLDDNNNMNLNNENIGDTNNLEEEIKGKIVYTWDLGKDAISNILHSSSDYSLNGVKYNYWRLSAIPTVNYSIRTSRVQKMFKTTIDPKKENANDQVKAFIKKIPIDIWVKQFHSMNEYNGEFLVGGENFVMEAVASAFLTKYHPGITAKLYALLYEPYRKYVKEDSPPKSSFENIDSFNEMLEEKIKNNKKGNVVLIYELFGESLFTNLVKSRREPILRNKYGKKKKIIYDSLNLLIKLHDAGLTHLDFTPENILISENNELRLCDLAKSTPIYTRKLRHVEETKGLCLFESCVPTVGKSAYMPPECWKIYKRHRILNIKNPLEHLNAITTQDERKKHYFNVTCADKYMLGILFIWIWNDGHIWQCSDASTDENFYKFEKCDMSLDVFQLTSTWPSGLKNILNELLHIEKRKKLVLRNLLSYPWFTKENDFSL
- a CDS encoding putative exported protein (Plasmodium exported protein, unknown function) codes for the protein MMNKKSIQSKSFLSERNYESIDKNMMTKNKRRLMKVQNKSKVRSFLFLLELMVFSLFIWILKSAKHNVSSKSIYNKNKFHNTFNRRDTRVLSEKENQHIKNPNQTNYPHRDLDICNWDAPYDPEKNPCAIPQNNEPIKGIQIIDYVDKEEEDKLKHDMKLHLAKQHYSLVKDIYKPLQAYANAFSKALEHYSNSLKRIKKALNLDILRTVICALLLIQPIILLMKLHPEILVNIPINIIISMIVFKLMYRSIRNQQESNE
- a CDS encoding heat shock protein 40, type II (transcript variant 2; alternatively spliced); its protein translation is MSILKKYEGREKNNVFLFIIKIVLFYTLQYVLIGSNYDKQNLSFGSEIFNTKVFDFTSVRSLAEFNSGSSRESSKIDETDYYAVLGLTKDCSQDDIKKAYRKLAMKWHPDKHQNEEDKIEAERKFKLIVEAYEVLSDEEKRKNYDLFGQSDLGGYTNKDETFYTYSNIDPNELFNRFFSHDASSFFSQGFDDFPSFQDIFSRSFGRAASFEVPLLVTLEELYTGCRKKLKVTRKRFVGLNSYEDNTFITVDVKPGWSDGTKINFHGEGEQSSPNEQPGDLVFIIKTKPHDRFIREGNNLIYKCYLPLDKALTGFQFNIKSLDNRDINVRVDDIINPNSKKIITNEGMPYSKSPSVKGDLLIEFDIVFPKKLSPEQKRTLKETLENTY
- a CDS encoding heat shock protein 40, type II (transcript variant 1; alternatively spliced), with the translated sequence MSILKKYEGREKNNVFLFIIKIVLFYTLQYVLIGSNYDKQNLSFGSEIFNTKVFDFTSVRSLAEFNSGSSRESSKIDETDYYAVLGLTKDCSQDDIKKAYRKLAMKWHPDKHQNEEDKIEAERKFKLIVEAYEVLSDEEKRKNYDLFGQSDLGGYTNKDETFYTYSNIDPNELFNRFFSHDASSFFSQGFDDFPSFQGFANMHSRRSRSNRSNIFSRSFGRAASFEVPLLVTLEELYTGCRKKLKVTRKRFVGLNSYEDNTFITVDVKPGWSDGTKINFHGEGEQSSPNEQPGDLVFIIKTKPHDRFIREGNNLIYKCYLPLDKALTGFQFNIKSLDNRDINVRVDDIINPNSKKIITNEGMPYSKSPSVKGDLLIEFDIVFPKKLSPEQKRTLKETLENTY